The window GCCTCGCTGGAGGAGTTGGGCGCCCTGGCCGACCCGCCGCTGACCAAGGACGCGGTGGCCGGCCGGATCCGTCGGCTGCTGGCGATGGCCGACAAGCGCGCCTCCGAGCTCGGCCTGCCGAGCACGGAGGCCAATCTGACCGACGAGATGGCGCTCAACTAGCGATCACAGCCAGTGACGACAGACCAGCCGGTGTCCGGATTCCGGGCACCGGCTGTGCCGTGTCCGGACGGTGCGGCCGGGGGGCTCCTGACCGGTCCGCGCGGGCCGTGACCAACTGCCCCCGACGGCAAGGACGGAAGCCCTGCTCGCACCCTCTTGACACGCCACGCCAAGGCGTCCGACCCGGCCTGATGTGCCCTCCCAGGCCTTGGAGAGGTAGGGTCATAGGCGGTCGGGGACCTCCCAAATTCCACCCCGTCGGCATAGCTCCGGCGTACCTAACGAGGAGATCGGTTCGTGACGATCCGGGTAGGCATCAACGGATTCGGCCGCATCGGCCGCAACTTCTTCCGTGCGGTCAAGGCTCAGGGCGCGGACATCGAGATCGTCGGTGTCAACGACCTGACCGACACCAAGACCCTGGCGCACCTGCTCAAGTACGACTCGATCCTGGGTACCTTCCCGGGTGAGGTCTCGCACACCGAGAACAGCATCACCGTCGACGGCAAGACCTTCAAGGTCATCGCCGAGCGTGACCCGGCCAACCTCCCCTGGGGCGAGCTGGGCGTGGACATCGTGATCGAGTCCACCGGCATCTTCACCAAGGCCGAGGCGGCCAAGAAGCACATCACCGCCGGTGCCAAGAAGGTCATCATCTCGGCGCCCGCCACCGACGAGGACGTCACCATCGTGATGGGCGTCAACGACGAGAAGTACGACGCCGCCAAGCACGACGTGATCTCCAACGCCTCCTGCACCACCAACTGCGTGGCGCCGCTGGCGAAGGTGCTCAACGAGAACTTCGGCATCGTCAAGGGTCTGATGACCACGGTGCACGCGTACACCAACGACCAGGTCACCCTGGACTTCCCGCACAAGGACCTGCGTCGCGCCCGCGCCGCGGCCCTCAACATCATCCCGACGTCCACCGGTGCCGCCAAGGCCACCGCGCTGGTCCTGCCGGAGCTGAAGGGCAAGCTGGACGGCACCTCGCTGCGCGTCCCGGTCCCGACCGGTTCGATCACCGACCTGGTCGTCACCCTTGAGCGCGACGTCACCGTCGAGGAGGTCAACGCGGCCTTCCAGAAGGCCTCCGAGGGCTCCCTCAAGGGCATCCTGCAGTACACCGAGGACCCGATCGTCTCCTCCGACATCGTGAACTCGCCGTTCTCCACGATCTTCGACTCGCTGATGACCATGGTCCAGGGCAACCAGGTCAAGGTCTTCGGCTGGTACGACAACGAGTGGGGCTACTCGAACCGCCTCGTCAACCTGACCACCCTCGTCGGCGGCCAGCTCTGACGCAGCGGGAGCTGACGTGAAGTAGGGGGGAGGGCCCGGACACCGCACGCCGTCCGGGCCCTCCGTCTGCGCACCCTCGAAACTCAACTCCCAGGCGGCCCGCCGTTGTGCCGCTGCCAACAGCGCAACCATCTCCCCAGGAGACCGAAGACCGTGAAGACCATCGAAGACCTCGACGTCGCCGGCAAGCGCGTGTTCGTCCGCGCCGACCTCAACGTCCCGCTGTCCGACGGCACGATCACCGACGACGGCCGGATCCGCGCCGTCGCCCCGACCATCGCCAAGCTCGTCGAGCGCGGTGCGAAGGTCGTCGTCGCCTCCCACCTCGGCCGCCCGAAGGGCGAGCCCGACCCGCAGTTCTCCCTCGCGCCGGTGGCCGCCCGCCTCGGCGAGATCCTCGGTACGCCGGTCTCGTTCGCGACCGACACCGTGGGCGAGAGCGCGAAGGCCACCGTCGCCGCCCTGGCCGACGGCGAGGTCACGCTGCTCGAGAACCTGCGCTTCAACGCCGGTGAGACCAGCAAGGACGACGCCGAGCGCGGCGCCTTCGCCGACGAGCTGGCCGCGCTGGCCGAGCTGTACGTCGGCGACGGCTTCGGCGCCGTGCACCGCAAGCACGCCTCGGTGTACGACCTGCCGGCCCGCCTGCCGCACGCCGTCGGCGACCTGATCGCCGCCGAGGTGGCCGTGCTCAAGCGGCTCACCGAGGAGGTCGAGCGGCCGTACGTGGTCGTCCTGGGCGGGTCCAAGGTGTCCGACAAGGTCGGCGTGATCGAGAACCTGCTCGGCAAGGCCGACCGCATCCTCATCGGCGGCGGCATGGCGTACACCTTCCTCGCGGCCCTGGGGCACGAGGTCGGCATCTCGCTGCTGCAGAAGGACCAGATCCCGGTCGTCCTGGACTACCTGGAGCGGGCGAAGGCGAACGGCGTCGAGTTCGTGCTGCCGGTGGACATCGCGGTCTCCGGGTCGTTCCCCGACACCAAGACCCACAAGCCGGTCGAGGACTTCGCGGTCGTCGACGCCGACAAGATCCCCGCGGACAAGGAGGGCCTGGACATCGGCCCGAAGACCCGGGAGCTGTTCGCGGCGAAGCTGGCCGACGCCAAGACGGTGTTCTGGAACGGTCCGGTCGGTGTCTTCGAGCACCCGACCTTCGCCGAGGGCACCAAGGCCGTCGCGCAGGCCCTGCTCGACAGCGACGCGTTCACCGTGGTCGGTGGCGGCGACTCCGCCGCGGCCGTCCGCATCCTGGGCTTCGACGAGACGAAGTTCGGGCACATCTCGACCGGCGGTGGCGCCAGCCTTGAGTACCTGGAGGGCAAGACGCTCCCCGGTCTCGCCGCCCTGGAAGGCTGAGGCAATGACTGAGCGTCTCCCGCTGATGGCGGGCAACTGGAAGATGAACCTCAACCACCTTGAGGCCATCCAGCACACCCAGAAGCTGGCGTTCGCGCTGGCCGACAAGGACTACGAGTCGGTCGAGGTCGCCGTTCTGGTGCCGTTCACCGACCTGCGCTCGGTGCAGACCCTGGTCGACGGCGACAAGCTGAAGATCAAGTACGGCTCGCAGGACATCTCGCAGCACGACTCCGGTGCCTACACCGGCGAGATCTCCGGCCCGATGCTGTCGAAGCTGAAGTGCACCTACGCGGTGATCGGCCACTCGGAGCGCCGCCAGTACCACGGCGAGAACGAGGAGATCGTCAACGCCAAGGTCAAGGCCGCCTACCGCAGCGGGGTCACCCCGATCCTCTGCATCGGCGAGCCGCTGGAGATCCGCAAGGCCGGCACCCACGTCGAGTACACCCTGGCCCAGCTCGACGGCGCCCTGCAGGACGTCCCGGCCGACCAGGCCGAGTCCGTCGTGGTCGCCTACGAGCCGGTCTGGGCGATCGGCACCGGCGAGGTGGCGACCCCCGAGGACGCCCAGGAGGTCTGCTCGGCCATCCGCAAGCGGATCGCCGAGCTGTACGACGCCCCGCTGGCCGAGAAGGTCCGGGTGCTCTACGGCGGCTCGGTCAAGTCCTCCAGCGCGGCCGGCCTGATGGCCAAGCCGGACGTCGACGGCGGCCTGATCGGCGGTGCCTCCCTGGACGCCGACGAGTTCGTCAAGATCGTGCGGTACCGTGACCAGGCAGTAGGCTAACGCCGCCGCAGCAACGTAGGCTTTGGGGCCGGACCGCATCGTGCGGCCCGGCCCCTTCGCCGAAGATACGAGAGAGTTGGTCCCGCCGTGGTTCTCGGGTTCTCGATTGCCCTGATCATCTTCAGCCTGCTGATGATCCTCCTGGTGCTGCTGCACAAGGGGAAGGGCGGCGGCCTGTCCGACATGTTCGGTGGCGGCGCGATGTCCACCGGCGGCGGCTCGGCCGTGGCCGAGCGCAACCTGGACCGCATCACGGTCATCGTGGGTTTCGCCTGGTTCGCGTGCATCATCGTGCTCGGCCTGGTGCTCAAGTACAAGAGCTGACGTATCTCTGACGCCCTGTCGCCCCGCGGCCTATGCTGGAACGGTCCGGGGCGGAGTCGGTGACGGTGCATCCTTAACTCCTGCTTACACTAGGACGACTTTAGCCACCGACGCGCACCGCGGCGGGTCGGCGCACCAGCACGCAGGGAGTCAGACCGTGG of the Kitasatospora sp. NBC_01246 genome contains:
- the gap gene encoding type I glyceraldehyde-3-phosphate dehydrogenase, encoding MTIRVGINGFGRIGRNFFRAVKAQGADIEIVGVNDLTDTKTLAHLLKYDSILGTFPGEVSHTENSITVDGKTFKVIAERDPANLPWGELGVDIVIESTGIFTKAEAAKKHITAGAKKVIISAPATDEDVTIVMGVNDEKYDAAKHDVISNASCTTNCVAPLAKVLNENFGIVKGLMTTVHAYTNDQVTLDFPHKDLRRARAAALNIIPTSTGAAKATALVLPELKGKLDGTSLRVPVPTGSITDLVVTLERDVTVEEVNAAFQKASEGSLKGILQYTEDPIVSSDIVNSPFSTIFDSLMTMVQGNQVKVFGWYDNEWGYSNRLVNLTTLVGGQL
- a CDS encoding phosphoglycerate kinase; amino-acid sequence: MKTIEDLDVAGKRVFVRADLNVPLSDGTITDDGRIRAVAPTIAKLVERGAKVVVASHLGRPKGEPDPQFSLAPVAARLGEILGTPVSFATDTVGESAKATVAALADGEVTLLENLRFNAGETSKDDAERGAFADELAALAELYVGDGFGAVHRKHASVYDLPARLPHAVGDLIAAEVAVLKRLTEEVERPYVVVLGGSKVSDKVGVIENLLGKADRILIGGGMAYTFLAALGHEVGISLLQKDQIPVVLDYLERAKANGVEFVLPVDIAVSGSFPDTKTHKPVEDFAVVDADKIPADKEGLDIGPKTRELFAAKLADAKTVFWNGPVGVFEHPTFAEGTKAVAQALLDSDAFTVVGGGDSAAAVRILGFDETKFGHISTGGGASLEYLEGKTLPGLAALEG
- the secG gene encoding preprotein translocase subunit SecG, whose amino-acid sequence is MVLGFSIALIIFSLLMILLVLLHKGKGGGLSDMFGGGAMSTGGGSAVAERNLDRITVIVGFAWFACIIVLGLVLKYKS
- the tpiA gene encoding triose-phosphate isomerase — its product is MTERLPLMAGNWKMNLNHLEAIQHTQKLAFALADKDYESVEVAVLVPFTDLRSVQTLVDGDKLKIKYGSQDISQHDSGAYTGEISGPMLSKLKCTYAVIGHSERRQYHGENEEIVNAKVKAAYRSGVTPILCIGEPLEIRKAGTHVEYTLAQLDGALQDVPADQAESVVVAYEPVWAIGTGEVATPEDAQEVCSAIRKRIAELYDAPLAEKVRVLYGGSVKSSSAAGLMAKPDVDGGLIGGASLDADEFVKIVRYRDQAVG